One genomic segment of Paenibacillus sp. FSL H8-0332 includes these proteins:
- a CDS encoding DUF488 domain-containing protein: MGESSGGKAADAPYAIGLKRIYEPADPGDGYRILVDRLWARGVTKEQAAIDEWMKDIAPSPALRIWFGHLPERFAAFKERYTRELEENPECAGLAEAIRERALEQRVTLVYAAKDPVHNHAKVLYEWLISR; the protein is encoded by the coding sequence ATGGGAGAGTCATCCGGCGGGAAAGCCGCTGATGCTCCGTACGCTATAGGTCTGAAGCGGATCTATGAGCCTGCGGATCCCGGAGACGGATACCGGATTCTGGTGGACCGGCTGTGGGCGCGCGGAGTGACGAAGGAGCAGGCGGCCATTGACGAGTGGATGAAGGACATCGCGCCAAGCCCGGCGCTGCGTATATGGTTCGGGCATCTGCCGGAGCGGTTCGCGGCATTCAAGGAACGGTATACCAGGGAGCTGGAGGAGAATCCGGAATGCGCGGGGCTTGCGGAAGCGATCCGGGAGCGGGCGCTTGAACAGAGGGTTACGCTGGTCTATGCTGCGAAGGACCCGGTGCATAACCATGCGAAGGTACTCTATGAATGGCTGATCTCACGTTAA
- the hmpA gene encoding NO-inducible flavohemoprotein, producing MLTQETRDIVKSTAPVLAEHGTTITTVFYRNLFEAHPELLNVFNHANQAQGRQQAALANAVYAAAVHIDNLENILPAVVQIAHKHVSLGIKPEHYPIVGEFLLKAIKEVLGDAATDEILSAWEAAYGVIADAFIGVEDSMYKEAREQDNGWNFFKPFTVVRKVQESGSITSFYLKPADGSNVPDYKPGQYISVRVLIPGEQYTMIRQYSLSQAPKPDEFRISVKREETNDPNGVVSVYLHNEVNEGDTVEVSAPAGEFLLDTSVTTPVAFISGGVGITPMMSMLETVANVTPDRPVVFLHSARNESLAAFGKDIEKHAAALSNIKTRTFYSGGPDGVITGEILKSYVDVTGDAYVCGPVPFMEAMIGELRKFGMTEAQIHYEFFGPALQLSNA from the coding sequence ATTTTAACTCAAGAGACTCGTGACATTGTCAAATCCACAGCGCCTGTGTTGGCGGAACACGGGACTACCATTACCACGGTATTTTACCGGAATCTGTTCGAGGCCCACCCGGAGCTGCTGAATGTGTTCAACCACGCCAACCAGGCGCAAGGCCGCCAGCAGGCGGCACTGGCCAATGCGGTGTATGCAGCGGCAGTCCACATAGACAATCTTGAGAACATTCTCCCAGCGGTGGTCCAGATCGCCCACAAGCATGTCAGTCTCGGCATCAAGCCGGAGCATTACCCGATCGTCGGAGAATTCCTGCTGAAGGCCATCAAGGAGGTGCTAGGCGATGCCGCTACGGATGAGATCCTCAGTGCCTGGGAAGCCGCGTACGGAGTGATTGCTGATGCATTCATCGGAGTGGAAGACAGCATGTACAAGGAAGCGAGGGAACAGGACAACGGCTGGAACTTCTTTAAGCCTTTTACCGTGGTGCGTAAGGTTCAGGAGAGCGGCAGCATTACATCGTTCTATCTGAAGCCGGCCGACGGCTCGAATGTACCAGACTATAAGCCGGGCCAGTACATCTCTGTCCGTGTGCTGATTCCTGGAGAGCAATACACCATGATCCGCCAATACAGCCTGTCCCAAGCGCCGAAGCCGGATGAGTTCCGTATTTCTGTGAAACGCGAGGAGACGAATGACCCGAATGGCGTGGTATCTGTCTATCTTCATAACGAAGTGAATGAGGGTGATACCGTTGAGGTGAGCGCCCCTGCCGGCGAGTTCCTGCTGGATACTTCCGTAACTACCCCTGTAGCCTTCATCTCAGGCGGCGTAGGCATCACCCCTATGATGAGCATGCTCGAGACTGTGGCTAATGTAACACCGGACCGGCCGGTTGTCTTCCTCCACTCTGCACGGAACGAATCGCTTGCTGCCTTTGGTAAAGATATTGAGAAGCATGCGGCGGCGCTGAGCAACATCAAGACCAGAACCTTCTACTCCGGCGGACCGGATGGCGTGATTACAGGCGAAATTCTAAAGAGCTATGTAGATGTTACCGGAGATGCTTACGTGTGCGGGCCTGTTCCTTTTATGGAAGCCATGATTGGCGAACTGCGGAAGTTCGGAATGACCGAGGCTCAGATTCATTATGAGTTCTTCGGACCGGCCCTGCAGCTAAGCAACGCGTAG
- a CDS encoding nitrate reductase subunit alpha has translation MKKKFGLNFFKPVESYSGNWSILEEKNRDWENMYRQRWSHDKVVRTTHGVNCTGSCSWKVFVKNGIITWENQQIDYPSCGPDMPEFEPRGCPRGATFSWYEYSPLRVKYPYIRGKLWRLWQTALQEHDNYVDAWASIVEDPGKASLYKKARGKGGHVRVAWDDALRLIAAQLIYTIRKYGPDRIAGFTPIPAMSMVSYASGARFISLLGGQMLSFYDWYADLPPASPQIWGEQTDVPESSDWYNAGYLMMWGSNVPLTRTPDAHFMTEVRYKGTKVVSVAPDLAENVKFADNWLAPNPGSDAALAQAMTHVILQEFYQERQEPMFLNYAKQYTDMPFLILLDPHEDHLKGGRFLRASDLGDTSPHSDWKPVIFDEATGEMMVPNGTMGQRWEEGKKWNLILEREDGSRVEPALTMEGHGEEWTEIVFPYFDNAGNGTFSRIIPARKMKLADGTERYVATVYDLMMSQYGIKRRDSLLNAKGYEDAGSHYTPAWQEKITTVKASVVVQIAREFAQNSIETGGRSMIIMGAGINHWFNSDTIYRSILNLVVLTASQGVNGGGWAHYVGQEKCRPIEGWSTVAFAKDWQGPSRQQNATSFFYFATEQWRYEESGTDSLKSPTGGDVAYQHPADYNVLAARLGWLPSFPQFNKNSLLFAEEAAQQGKKTNSEIISHTVEEITSRKTRFAVEDPGAPENFPRSLFIWRSNLISSSAKGQEYFMKHLLGASDGLLAEPNEEQKPEEIVWRGDVEGKLDLMVALDFRMTTTPLYADIVLPAATWYEKTDLSSTDMHPFVHPFNPAVNPLWESRSDWDIYRQLSEVFSEMAKSQLPGVYKDVVMSPLGHDSISEISQPMGLVKDWTKGEVPAIPGKTMPNFTIVERDYTQIHDKYTSLGPNLATGKAGAHGISFSVAEEYEELKKISGVHYDETIKNGLPKLQTARQAADTILHLSSATNGRVSQKAYAAAEQDSGVELRDISADRAAEKITFQSITAQPREVIPTPVFSGSNKQGRRYSPFTTNIERLVPFRTLTGRQHFYIDHEIFQQFGEALPVYKPTLPPMVFGPRDKEVKGGMDALVLRYLTPHGKWNIHSTYQDNQHMLTLFRGGPTVWINNEDAAAHDIADNDWLEVYNRNGVVTARAVVSHRMPRGTMFMYHAQDKHIQVPGSEITDTRGGSHNAPTRIHLKPTQMVGGYAQLSYGFNYYGPIGNQRDVYVAVRKMKEVNWLEN, from the coding sequence ATGAAGAAGAAATTCGGCCTTAACTTTTTTAAGCCGGTGGAGAGCTATTCCGGGAACTGGTCCATACTTGAAGAGAAAAATAGAGATTGGGAGAACATGTACCGCCAGCGCTGGTCTCACGATAAAGTAGTACGCACTACCCATGGGGTCAACTGTACAGGCTCCTGCAGCTGGAAGGTGTTCGTGAAGAACGGAATCATCACCTGGGAGAACCAGCAGATCGACTATCCGTCCTGCGGACCGGACATGCCGGAGTTTGAACCGCGCGGCTGTCCCCGCGGAGCCACCTTCTCCTGGTACGAATATAGTCCGCTGCGCGTGAAGTACCCTTATATCCGGGGGAAGCTGTGGCGGCTGTGGCAGACGGCGCTCCAGGAGCATGACAATTATGTCGATGCCTGGGCCAGTATTGTGGAAGATCCCGGGAAGGCCAGCCTGTATAAGAAGGCGCGCGGCAAAGGCGGTCATGTCCGGGTAGCCTGGGACGACGCATTGCGGCTGATCGCGGCACAGCTGATCTATACGATCCGTAAGTACGGTCCTGACCGTATCGCCGGGTTCACCCCGATTCCGGCTATGTCGATGGTCAGCTACGCTTCGGGTGCACGGTTCATCTCGCTCCTGGGCGGTCAAATGCTGAGCTTCTATGACTGGTATGCCGATCTTCCTCCGGCTTCGCCGCAGATCTGGGGCGAGCAGACTGATGTCCCGGAATCCTCGGACTGGTACAACGCCGGTTACCTGATGATGTGGGGCTCGAACGTACCGCTTACCCGGACGCCGGATGCCCACTTCATGACCGAAGTGCGTTATAAAGGAACCAAGGTCGTGTCGGTAGCTCCGGATCTCGCCGAGAACGTCAAATTCGCCGACAATTGGCTGGCACCGAATCCCGGTTCGGACGCAGCGCTTGCCCAGGCCATGACGCATGTCATCCTGCAGGAATTCTACCAGGAACGCCAGGAGCCGATGTTCCTGAATTATGCGAAGCAATATACCGACATGCCGTTCCTGATTCTGCTTGATCCCCATGAGGATCACCTGAAGGGCGGACGGTTCCTGCGGGCGAGCGATCTTGGAGATACCTCCCCGCATTCAGACTGGAAGCCGGTCATCTTCGATGAGGCTACAGGTGAGATGATGGTTCCGAACGGTACGATGGGGCAGCGCTGGGAAGAGGGCAAGAAGTGGAACCTGATTCTGGAGCGGGAGGACGGCAGCAGGGTCGAGCCGGCCCTGACCATGGAAGGCCATGGGGAAGAGTGGACAGAGATCGTGTTCCCGTATTTCGACAATGCCGGTAACGGCACGTTCAGCCGGATCATTCCGGCCCGGAAGATGAAGCTTGCGGACGGTACAGAACGTTATGTAGCCACGGTCTATGATCTGATGATGAGCCAATACGGCATTAAGCGCAGAGACAGTCTGCTGAACGCCAAGGGGTATGAGGATGCCGGATCTCATTACACTCCGGCCTGGCAAGAGAAGATTACCACCGTGAAGGCAAGTGTTGTCGTTCAGATTGCCCGTGAGTTTGCCCAGAACTCCATTGAGACGGGCGGACGCTCCATGATTATCATGGGGGCAGGCATCAACCACTGGTTCAACAGTGATACCATCTACCGCTCCATTCTGAATCTGGTCGTACTGACTGCCTCCCAGGGCGTCAACGGCGGCGGCTGGGCCCATTATGTCGGCCAGGAGAAATGCCGTCCGATTGAGGGCTGGTCAACCGTTGCATTTGCCAAGGACTGGCAGGGGCCGTCGCGGCAGCAGAACGCAACCTCGTTCTTCTACTTTGCCACAGAGCAGTGGCGTTATGAGGAGAGCGGCACCGATTCGCTGAAATCGCCGACAGGCGGGGATGTAGCTTACCAGCATCCGGCGGATTACAACGTTCTGGCTGCGCGTCTCGGCTGGCTGCCTTCCTTCCCGCAATTTAACAAGAACAGCCTGCTGTTCGCCGAGGAAGCTGCGCAGCAGGGCAAGAAGACGAACAGTGAGATTATCAGCCACACCGTGGAAGAGATCACCTCGCGGAAGACACGTTTTGCTGTGGAAGATCCCGGCGCACCGGAGAACTTCCCCCGTTCCCTGTTCATCTGGCGCTCGAACCTGATCTCAAGCTCCGCCAAAGGCCAGGAATACTTCATGAAGCATTTGCTCGGAGCCTCGGACGGTCTGTTGGCGGAGCCGAATGAAGAGCAGAAGCCGGAGGAGATTGTCTGGCGCGGGGATGTGGAAGGCAAGCTGGATCTGATGGTGGCCCTGGATTTCCGGATGACGACTACGCCGCTGTATGCGGATATTGTGCTGCCTGCCGCAACCTGGTATGAGAAGACAGATCTGTCGTCCACCGACATGCATCCGTTCGTCCATCCGTTCAATCCGGCCGTGAATCCGCTATGGGAATCCCGTTCCGACTGGGATATCTACCGCCAATTGTCAGAGGTATTCTCCGAGATGGCGAAGTCGCAGCTCCCTGGCGTCTATAAAGATGTGGTGATGTCTCCGCTGGGCCATGACTCCATCAGTGAAATTTCACAGCCGATGGGTCTGGTCAAGGATTGGACCAAGGGCGAAGTGCCGGCCATTCCGGGTAAAACTATGCCGAACTTCACCATTGTGGAGCGGGATTACACCCAGATTCATGACAAATACACTTCGCTTGGACCGAATCTGGCAACCGGTAAGGCCGGCGCGCACGGCATCAGCTTCTCAGTCGCTGAAGAATATGAGGAGCTTAAGAAGATCAGCGGCGTGCATTACGATGAAACCATCAAAAACGGATTACCGAAGCTGCAAACCGCCCGTCAGGCTGCGGATACCATTCTTCATCTGTCTTCAGCCACCAACGGCCGCGTCTCCCAGAAGGCCTATGCTGCGGCAGAACAGGATTCAGGTGTAGAGCTCCGTGACATCTCGGCAGACCGGGCCGCCGAGAAAATTACGTTCCAGAGCATCACCGCCCAGCCGCGCGAAGTGATTCCGACCCCGGTATTCAGCGGCTCGAACAAGCAAGGGCGGCGTTATTCACCGTTCACTACGAATATCGAACGTCTCGTTCCGTTCCGCACCCTGACGGGAAGACAGCATTTCTACATTGACCATGAGATCTTCCAGCAGTTCGGCGAAGCGCTGCCGGTCTATAAGCCGACACTGCCTCCGATGGTCTTCGGGCCGCGCGACAAGGAAGTGAAGGGCGGGATGGATGCGCTGGTCCTGAGATATCTGACACCGCACGGGAAATGGAATATTCATTCAACCTATCAGGATAACCAGCACATGCTGACATTGTTCCGCGGCGGTCCGACGGTGTGGATCAATAATGAGGATGCAGCAGCCCATGACATTGCGGACAACGATTGGCTTGAAGTCTATAACCGTAACGGTGTCGTCACGGCACGAGCGGTTGTCAGTCACCGGATGCCCAGAGGCACCATGTTCATGTATCACGCCCAGGATAAGCATATTCAGGTGCCGGGCTCCGAGATTACGGATACGCGCGGCGGAAGCCACAATGCGCCAACCCGGATTCATCTGAAGCCAACCCAGATGGTCGGCGGATATGCACAGCTCAGCTACGGCTTCAACTACTACGGTCCGATCGGCAACCAGCGTGATGTCTACGTAGCCGTCCGCAAAATGAAGGAGGTCAACTGGCTTGAAAATTAA
- a CDS encoding response regulator transcription factor, which translates to MKIVIADDHAIVRSGFSMILNFQDDIEVIGAAADGREAYTMVAKFRPDILIMDLSMPPGESGLTATGKIKEDYPDTKILILTMHDDDEYLFHVLKNGASGYVLKSAPDEELLLAIRTIYEGGTYIHPKMATSLVREFIKQEKTAGTEDLFELLSKRELEILPLIAKGYGNKEIAEKLFISVKTVEAHKAKIMEKLNLKSRPELVEYALRKKMLDF; encoded by the coding sequence ATGAAGATCGTCATTGCAGACGACCATGCAATTGTTCGCAGCGGATTCTCCATGATTCTCAATTTCCAGGATGACATTGAAGTGATCGGAGCGGCGGCTGACGGCAGGGAAGCTTATACCATGGTAGCCAAGTTCCGGCCGGACATTCTGATCATGGATTTAAGTATGCCTCCGGGAGAAAGCGGGCTGACCGCGACCGGCAAGATCAAAGAGGATTATCCCGATACCAAAATTCTGATTCTCACGATGCATGACGATGATGAATATCTTTTCCATGTCCTGAAGAACGGGGCCTCCGGTTATGTGCTCAAGAGTGCGCCGGACGAGGAGCTGCTGCTGGCCATCCGGACTATCTATGAAGGCGGCACTTATATTCATCCCAAGATGGCTACGTCGCTGGTCCGCGAGTTCATTAAGCAGGAGAAGACCGCCGGGACCGAGGACCTGTTCGAGCTGTTGTCCAAGCGGGAGCTGGAGATTCTGCCGCTCATTGCCAAGGGATACGGGAATAAGGAGATCGCCGAGAAGCTCTTCATTTCCGTGAAGACCGTGGAAGCCCACAAAGCCAAAATTATGGAGAAATTAAACCTTAAAAGCCGGCCGGAGCTGGTCGAATATGCTTTGAGGAAAAAAATGCTGGATTTCTGA
- the narJ gene encoding nitrate reductase molybdenum cofactor assembly chaperone has protein sequence MIDLIKLHHYKQSFGYFALQLMYPEKLDFHPALLEEAFDPHHPGYAHVQTYWQQMQSFSLEEIQENYAATFDFQKDCALYMTYFKFEEAKERGQMLAKLKLLYEMFGLIMPESELPDYLPLMCEFLYAAEWLDVPGAPENFRMLIAVLEDGTYHLLKALERNESPYYHLVRGLRDTFKACAEQEALSQ, from the coding sequence GTGATTGATCTGATCAAACTGCATCATTATAAGCAATCCTTCGGTTATTTCGCCCTGCAGCTCATGTACCCGGAGAAGCTGGATTTCCATCCGGCTCTGCTGGAAGAGGCGTTTGACCCCCATCACCCGGGCTATGCCCATGTGCAGACCTATTGGCAGCAGATGCAGAGCTTCAGCCTGGAAGAGATTCAGGAGAATTATGCAGCCACCTTTGATTTCCAGAAGGACTGTGCGCTCTATATGACCTATTTCAAATTTGAGGAGGCCAAGGAACGCGGGCAAATGCTCGCCAAGCTGAAGCTTCTGTATGAAATGTTCGGCCTTATCATGCCGGAGAGTGAGCTGCCTGATTATTTGCCGCTGATGTGCGAATTTCTATATGCCGCAGAGTGGCTGGATGTCCCTGGCGCGCCGGAGAACTTCCGGATGCTGATTGCGGTGCTGGAGGATGGCACGTATCATCTGCTCAAGGCGCTGGAGCGTAATGAAAGTCCTTATTATCACCTGGTTAGAGGTTTGCGTGATACCTTCAAAGCTTGTGCGGAACAGGAGGCCCTGAGTCAATGA
- a CDS encoding GAF domain-containing protein — protein MMNQVDYQIKLDQIRIALGYDFMSLAFAEPAEYDYVIRWKYASGNISDRYKRIVLQSGRGIAGIVFKTGKPFLIPSVKLVVKADTLFNYPITKIENLNSIGAVPMWNDARVAGVLLGGFRGEQQVTAEMLRDLEAVARRGIGDLNGKELLLS, from the coding sequence ATGATGAATCAGGTGGATTACCAAATCAAGCTTGACCAGATCCGCATAGCCCTGGGGTATGACTTCATGTCGCTGGCGTTCGCCGAACCGGCGGAATATGACTATGTGATCCGGTGGAAATACGCCTCAGGCAATATCAGTGACCGTTACAAACGGATTGTGCTACAGTCCGGCAGGGGGATTGCAGGAATCGTATTCAAGACCGGTAAGCCGTTCTTGATTCCGTCTGTCAAGCTCGTAGTGAAGGCCGATACCTTATTCAATTATCCCATCACCAAGATAGAGAATCTGAACAGCATCGGGGCTGTGCCGATGTGGAATGATGCCCGTGTGGCAGGCGTGCTTCTGGGCGGCTTCCGGGGTGAACAGCAGGTAACCGCTGAAATGCTTAGAGACCTGGAAGCGGTAGCGCGGAGGGGGATTGGAGACTTGAACGGGAAGGAATTGTTGCTCAGTTGA
- the narI gene encoding respiratory nitrate reductase subunit gamma: MNMAGQFLWVIFPYMCMVVFVGGHIARYRKDQFNWTAKSSEFIEKKQLKFGSILFHLGIMPVILGHIGGLAVPKSWLEAVGVSDHLYHIGAVYIGGIFGAATLLGMLILTSRRFTLKNVRRLSSASDLIVNSLLLFIVFMGMYSTIVTNVVQPEFDYRDTISVWFRGLFLFRPDPSLMSGVPFSFKLHILSGFAIFAFWPFTRLVHVWSVPLNYVGRSYILYRRNKSN; encoded by the coding sequence ATGAATATGGCGGGTCAGTTTTTATGGGTTATTTTCCCTTATATGTGTATGGTGGTGTTTGTCGGCGGTCATATTGCCCGCTACCGGAAGGATCAGTTCAACTGGACGGCCAAATCCAGTGAATTCATTGAGAAAAAACAGCTGAAATTCGGCAGCATTCTGTTCCATCTCGGCATCATGCCGGTCATTCTCGGCCACATCGGCGGGCTAGCCGTTCCAAAATCCTGGCTGGAGGCCGTAGGCGTAAGTGATCATCTCTACCACATTGGCGCAGTATACATCGGCGGAATCTTCGGTGCGGCTACCCTGCTCGGGATGCTGATTCTGACCTCACGGCGCTTCACACTGAAGAATGTCCGCCGGCTCAGCAGCGCCTCAGATCTGATTGTCAACTCGCTGCTCCTGTTCATTGTATTCATGGGGATGTACTCCACTATTGTCACGAATGTGGTACAGCCGGAGTTCGATTACCGGGATACGATTTCTGTGTGGTTCCGCGGCTTGTTCCTGTTCCGGCCGGACCCGTCACTGATGAGCGGAGTGCCCTTCTCCTTCAAGCTTCACATCCTGTCAGGGTTCGCAATCTTCGCCTTCTGGCCGTTCACCCGGCTGGTCCATGTCTGGAGTGTTCCGTTGAATTATGTAGGCAGAAGTTATATCCTATACAGAAGAAATAAATCAAATTAA
- a CDS encoding sensor histidine kinase encodes MTKLFENSSEAMFFFDREGKALAMNPAAETIVDKDVLKQMYQGNPEALCGTCRGYTSETELRTCLNCYFHTPDLEEFTSYQVYLETRDKGVVPYAATFHTIDEENGIRIFMLRDLTRQFKTQEKFYQNKMMKHIIEAQENERKRISRELHDSVAQELMSAVIDLRVLKYMTADDGLLKKMKQTEVSMTRLLNDIRNLSVELRPAALDDFGLEAAFRSHFKRVEQTYGLLIEYESRLSEKRYGSEIETVMYRVCQEAVLNALKYAQVDSVRVSLTETGGILLLRVEDEGIGFHPGDEPAGTGLGLFGMQERAELVGGTFSVDSQLGKGTRIVLQVPVGMAQGKE; translated from the coding sequence ATGACGAAGCTGTTCGAGAACAGCTCGGAAGCGATGTTCTTTTTTGACCGGGAAGGGAAAGCGTTGGCCATGAATCCGGCTGCCGAGACCATCGTCGACAAGGATGTTCTGAAGCAGATGTATCAGGGGAATCCTGAAGCACTCTGCGGAACCTGCCGGGGATATACCAGTGAGACGGAGCTGCGTACCTGCCTGAATTGTTATTTTCACACACCGGACTTGGAGGAGTTCACCTCGTATCAAGTCTATCTGGAGACTAGGGACAAGGGGGTTGTCCCTTATGCGGCAACCTTCCACACTATAGATGAAGAGAACGGGATCAGAATCTTCATGCTCAGGGATCTGACGAGACAGTTCAAGACGCAGGAGAAGTTCTACCAGAACAAGATGATGAAGCATATTATTGAGGCCCAGGAGAATGAACGCAAGCGGATCTCCCGTGAACTGCATGATAGCGTTGCGCAAGAGCTGATGAGTGCTGTGATTGATCTGCGTGTGCTGAAATATATGACAGCCGACGACGGGCTGCTGAAGAAGATGAAGCAAACTGAAGTGTCCATGACCCGGCTGCTGAATGATATCCGCAACCTCTCGGTAGAGCTTAGACCGGCTGCCTTGGATGACTTCGGGCTGGAGGCGGCCTTCCGCTCCCACTTCAAGCGGGTGGAACAAACCTACGGCCTGCTGATTGAATATGAATCCCGGCTCTCGGAGAAGCGGTATGGGAGCGAGATTGAGACGGTCATGTACCGGGTATGCCAGGAGGCTGTGCTGAACGCCCTGAAGTATGCGCAGGTAGACAGCGTCAGGGTCTCGCTTACCGAGACCGGCGGCATCCTGCTGCTGCGGGTTGAGGATGAGGGCATCGGCTTCCATCCGGGAGACGAGCCTGCGGGAACCGGCCTTGGCCTGTTCGGGATGCAGGAACGGGCGGAGCTGGTGGGCGGCACCTTCAGTGTGGATTCACAGCTGGGCAAGGGGACCCGAATTGTTTTACAGGTGCCGGTAGGAATGGCCCAAGGAAAGGAATGA
- the narH gene encoding nitrate reductase subunit beta codes for MKIKAQVAMVMNLDKCIGCHTCSVTCKTTWTNRKGAEYMWFNNVETKPGIGYPKRWEDQELYKGGWQLRKGKLELKSGNKLSKIALGKIFYNPDMPEMKDYYEPWTYNYEHLTNAGEQKHSPVARAHSAVTGEKMDLEWGPNWEDDLAGAHVTGPLDPNIQKIEEEIKFNFEKSFMIYLPRLCEHCLNPSCVASCPSGAMYKRDEDGIVLVDQEACRGWRYCMTGCPYKKVYFNWQTNKAEKCTFCFPRVEAGLPTVCSETCTGRIRYLGVLLYDADKVLEAASTPDEKDLYKAQCDLFLNPHDPEIMAQARQDGISEDWLEAAQNSPVYKLAIEHKLAFPLHPEYRTLPMVWYVPPLSPIMNYFEGKDSLKNPDMIFPAIEEMRTPIQYLANMLTAGDTETVKEALQRMAMMRSYMRAQSTGQEFDLSRLDRVGMTAQQTEEMYRLLAIAKYEDRFVIPTSHKEQHMNPYRAQGSAGYGNGMGDMGSGSGCDGCGPASPSGDAMKTGKEMYEENFYGGIWRD; via the coding sequence TTGAAAATTAAAGCGCAAGTGGCAATGGTAATGAATCTGGATAAATGCATCGGCTGCCACACCTGCAGCGTGACCTGCAAGACGACCTGGACGAACCGCAAGGGTGCGGAATATATGTGGTTCAACAATGTGGAGACGAAGCCGGGCATCGGTTATCCGAAGCGCTGGGAAGACCAGGAGCTGTACAAGGGGGGCTGGCAGCTGCGCAAGGGCAAGCTTGAGCTGAAATCCGGCAATAAGCTGTCCAAGATCGCGCTCGGCAAGATTTTCTACAACCCTGACATGCCGGAAATGAAGGATTATTATGAGCCGTGGACGTACAACTACGAGCATCTGACGAATGCAGGGGAGCAGAAGCATTCCCCGGTAGCACGGGCCCACTCTGCTGTAACGGGCGAGAAGATGGATCTGGAATGGGGGCCGAACTGGGAGGATGATCTGGCAGGCGCGCATGTAACCGGACCGCTTGACCCGAACATTCAGAAGATCGAGGAAGAGATCAAGTTCAACTTCGAGAAATCCTTCATGATCTATTTGCCCCGTCTGTGCGAACATTGCCTGAACCCGAGCTGCGTGGCGTCCTGTCCTTCAGGAGCGATGTACAAACGGGATGAGGACGGAATCGTACTGGTAGACCAGGAGGCCTGCCGCGGCTGGAGATATTGTATGACCGGCTGTCCGTATAAGAAGGTGTACTTCAATTGGCAGACGAACAAAGCGGAGAAATGCACATTCTGCTTCCCTCGTGTGGAGGCAGGTCTGCCAACGGTATGCTCCGAGACCTGCACCGGCCGTATCCGTTATCTCGGGGTGCTGCTGTATGATGCCGACAAGGTGCTTGAGGCGGCGTCCACCCCGGACGAGAAGGATCTGTATAAGGCACAATGTGATTTGTTCCTGAATCCGCATGACCCGGAGATTATGGCTCAGGCCAGACAAGACGGCATCTCCGAGGACTGGCTGGAGGCTGCGCAGAACTCGCCGGTCTACAAGCTGGCGATTGAGCACAAGCTGGCCTTCCCGCTTCACCCGGAATACCGGACCCTGCCGATGGTATGGTACGTCCCGCCGCTTAGCCCGATTATGAATTACTTTGAAGGCAAGGATTCGCTGAAGAATCCCGATATGATCTTCCCGGCGATTGAAGAGATGCGCACGCCTATCCAGTACCTGGCGAATATGCTGACAGCCGGCGATACGGAGACTGTGAAGGAAGCTCTGCAGCGGATGGCGATGATGCGCTCCTATATGCGCGCCCAGTCCACCGGCCAGGAGTTCGATCTCAGCCGTCTTGACCGGGTCGGTATGACCGCACAGCAGACGGAGGAAATGTACCGGCTGCTCGCAATCGCCAAATACGAAGACCGTTTCGTTATCCCCACCTCCCACAAGGAGCAGCACATGAACCCTTACCGTGCCCAAGGCTCAGCCGGTTACGGCAACGGGATGGGCGATATGGGCTCCGGCTCCGGCTGTGACGGCTGCGGACCGGCCAGCCCTTCCGGTGATGCGATGAAGACGGGCAAGGAGATGTATGAAGAGAATTTCTACGGGGGGATCTGGCGTGATTGA